One genomic segment of Impatiens glandulifera chromosome 6, dImpGla2.1, whole genome shotgun sequence includes these proteins:
- the LOC124943793 gene encoding subtilisin-like protease SBT4.6 encodes MEHRAQLYKDSEGQPIDATEYRRVIGCLRYLLHTRPDLSYVVGVVSRFMERPTEIHHKAVKQVLRYLQGTIHLGLVFRKGGGDEEIVGYSDSDLAGDLDDRKSTGGMAFYINDSLVSWNSQKQKTVALSSCEAEFMAAAAAACQALWLKSLLFELSGSKSKVVKLYVDNKSALALMKNPVFHGRSKHIDTKYHFIRECVEGSQIKVEFVRTDEQKADILTKALPASKLVMMRHLIDIPTKGVVSVFKRQQLQLQTTRSWDYIGLSLNVSRNPIIESDIIIGHFDGGVIPESHSFSDHGLSHVPTKWKGVCDGGKDFVCNRKIIGARGYDIYDKSARDNNNGHGTHTASTAVGRVLENTSFFGIANGTARGGVPSARIAVYKVCAAFCFNDYVLAAFDDAIADNVDIITISLNIKVRNLKLSSDAFSIGSFHAIEKGILTVHIAGNNGNFGFATTDSFAPWVFTVAAKSVGASGVVLRTNETSEYGPIVALPTAILNDSDFLDLTSYLNSKTVHLGRITKSEIVENNTPLIASYSSRGPNRIFPQILKPDITAPGTYILAAFLQSSNPSSTSDSKTFKTNYTFMTGTSMACPHVAGVVAYVKSKHPDWSFSAIKSSLMTSAWNMNSNYNLDNELGHGAGHVDPVKALNSGLVYETSIDNYFKMFCSLGSEGDKLIKMLKGKNKCTKGITTSSPKDLNYPTMTTSVHKNSNFTVTFLRVVTNVGNSNSTYYAETVTGDSMVHISVEPSILSFVNLKEKKSFLVTVSGKWLNQNHISCSLTWSDGTHRVRSPILLYESSLI; translated from the exons ATGGAGCATAGGGCTCAACTCTATAAGGATTCCGAAGGACAACCGATTGATGCAACTGAATATCGAAGAGTCATTGGTTGTCTGCGATATCTCCTTCATACAAGACCAGATCTTTCTTATGTTGTTGGTGTTGTCAGTAGATTCATGGAGAGGCCAACTGAGATACATCACAAGGCAGTGAAGCAGGTGCTTCGATACCTTCAAGGCACTATACACTTAGGTCTAGTGTTTCGAAAAGGAGGCGGTGACGAGGAAATAGTGGGTTACTCTGATAGTGATCTCGCAGGTGAcctagatgaccggaaaagtacGGGGGGCATGGCGTTCTACATTAACGATAGTCTTGTTTCGTGGAACTCCCAGAAACAGAAAACAGTGGCATTATCCTCATGTGAAGCAGAGTTCATGGCTGCAGCAGCGGCAGCGTGTCAAGCACTTTGGTTGAAATCATTGTTGTTTGAACTAAGTGGTTCGAAATCTAAGGTAGTGAAGCTCTACGTTGACAACAAGTCTGCACTTGCACTCATGAAAAACCCAGTTTTTCATGGTCGtagcaaacacatcgacacaaaatatcatttcattcgagagtgtGTTGAAGGAAGTCAAATCAAAGTAGAATTTGTTCGAACGGATGAACAGAAGGCCGACATACTTACGAAAGCTTTGCCAGCATCAAAACTGGTGATGATGCGACACCTGATTGATATTC CTACAAAAGGGGTTGTATCTGTTTTCAAAAGACAACAATTGCAACTTCAAACCACAAGATCCTGGGATTATATTGGTTTGTCACTAAATGTTTCGCGAAATCCAATTATTGAGAGTGATATTATAATTGGACACTTTGACGGCGGTGTAATACCAGAGTCACATAGTTTTTCGGATCACGGTTTAAGCCATGTACCTACAAAATGGAAAGGTGTCTGTGATGGTGGAAAAGACTTCGTCTGTAACAG AAAGATAATTGGAGCGAGGGGCTACGACATATATGATAAGTCCGCAAGGGATAATAATAATGGACATGGAACTCACACGGCCTCTACAGCTGTGGGGAGGGTACTGGAAAACACTAGTTTTTTTGGGATAGCAAACGGAACTGCTAGAGGAGGAGTCCCATCGGCAAGGATTGCTGTGTATAAAGTGTGTGCAGCCTTTTGTTTTAATGATTATGTGTTGGCTGCCTTTGATGATGCAATTGCAGACAACGTTGACATCATTACCATCtctcttaatattaaagttagAAACCTAAAATTGAGCAGTGATGCGTTTTCTATTGGATCATTTCATGCAATAGAAAAAGGTATTTTAACTGTACATATTGCGGGAAATAATGGAAATTTCGGGTTCGCAACGACAGACAGCTTTGCGCCATGGGTTTTCACAGTAGCCGCAA AAAGTGTCGGTGCAAGCGGAGTTGTTCTTCGAACAAATGAAACATCAGAATATGGTCCAATTGTAGCTCTACCCACTGCGATATTGAATGACTCTGACTTTCTTGATCTTACATCTTACCTCAATTCCAAAACGGTGCACTTGGGACGCATAACGAAGAGTGAGATTGTTGAGAATAATACTCCTTTAATCGCTTCTTATTCGAGCAGAGGACCTAACAGAATTTTTCCACAAATTTTGAAG CCAGATATAACCGCACCGGGCACATATATTTTAGCGGCATTTCTTCAATCATCGAATCCTTCATCCACATCAGATTCTAAAACATTCAAGACTAATTACACCTTCATGACTGGAACTTCCATGGCGTGTCCACATGTTGCTGGTGTAGTAGCTTATGTGAAATCAAAACATCCTGATTGGTCTTTTTCCGCCATCAAATCTTCACTCATGACTTCtg CTTGGAATATGaattcaaattacaatttggACAATGAACTTGGTCACGGAGCAGGGCACGTTGATCCAGTGAAAGCTCTAAATTCTGGCCTTGTGTATGAGACATCTATAGACAACTATTTCAAAATGTTTTGTAGTCTCGGCTCAGAAGGtgataaattgataaaaatgctCAAAGGAAAAAATAAGTGTACAAAGGGGATTACAACATCATCTCCAAAAGATCTCAATTACCCAACAATGACTACATCGGTGCATAAGAACTCGAATTTCACCGTTACATTCTTGAGAGTTGTGACAAATGTTGGAAATAGTAACTCTACATATTACGCCGAAACCGTTACGGGTGATAGCATGGTCCATATTAGTGTTGAGCCAAGCATCCTCTCTTTTGTTAATCTGAAAGAGAAGAAATCTTTTTTGGTGACCGTTAGTGGAAAGTGGTTAAAccaaaatcatatttcatgttCTTTAACCTGGTCTGACGGTACTCATAGAGTTAGAAGCCCAATTCTCTTGTACGAGTCAtcattgatttga